Proteins from one Streptomyces genisteinicus genomic window:
- the ispD gene encoding 2-C-methyl-D-erythritol 4-phosphate cytidylyltransferase yields the protein MSDQPRPRRTAAVIPAAGRGVRLGPGAPKALRTLNGTPMLVHAVRAMAASRAVSLVVVVAPPDGAPDVRRLLDSHSLPERTEYLVVPGGETRRESVRLGLDALPEGVDIVLVHDAARPLVPVETVDAVIEAVRDGAPAVVPALPLADTVKEVEPASAGEPEPVVATPERARLRAVQTPQGFAHETLAEAHRTVTGDVTDDAGMVERLGRKVVVVPGHEEAFKVTRPLDLVLAEAVLARRRANDGF from the coding sequence ATGTCCGACCAACCGCGTCCTCGTCGCACCGCCGCTGTGATCCCGGCCGCCGGCCGGGGCGTGCGCCTCGGGCCGGGCGCCCCCAAGGCGCTCCGCACGCTGAACGGCACGCCGATGCTCGTCCACGCGGTCCGCGCGATGGCCGCCTCGCGTGCCGTGTCCCTCGTCGTCGTCGTGGCGCCGCCCGACGGCGCCCCCGACGTCCGGCGCCTCCTCGACTCCCACTCCCTCCCCGAGCGGACCGAGTACCTCGTCGTCCCCGGCGGCGAGACCCGGCGGGAGTCCGTACGGCTCGGCCTCGACGCGCTGCCCGAGGGCGTCGACATCGTCCTCGTCCACGACGCGGCCCGTCCGCTCGTCCCCGTCGAGACCGTGGACGCCGTGATCGAGGCGGTACGCGACGGAGCCCCGGCGGTCGTGCCGGCGCTGCCGCTCGCGGACACCGTCAAGGAGGTCGAACCGGCCTCCGCCGGCGAGCCCGAGCCCGTCGTCGCCACCCCCGAGCGGGCACGGCTGCGTGCCGTGCAGACACCGCAGGGCTTCGCCCACGAGACCCTCGCGGAGGCCCACCGGACCGTGACCGGGGACGTCACCGACGACGCCGGCATGGTGGAGCGGCTCGGCCGGAAGGTGGTCGTGGTGCCCGGGCACGAAGAGGCGTTCAAGGTGACCCGGCCGCTCGATCTCGTCCTTGCCGAGGCCGTACTCGCCCGCAGGAGGGCCAACGATGGCTTCTGA
- a CDS encoding CarD family transcriptional regulator — protein MTFKVGDTVVYPHHGAALIEAIETRQIKGVDKTYLVLKVAQGDLTVRVPADNAEFVGVRDVVGQDGLDRVFEVLRAPYAEEPTNWSRRYKANLEKLASGDVIKVAEVVRDLWRRERERGLSAGEKRMLAKARQILVSELALAENTNEDKAEALLDEVLAS, from the coding sequence ATGACGTTCAAGGTTGGCGACACCGTGGTCTATCCCCATCACGGGGCCGCGCTGATCGAGGCCATCGAAACTCGCCAGATCAAAGGCGTGGACAAGACCTACTTGGTGCTCAAGGTCGCCCAGGGCGACCTGACGGTTCGCGTACCGGCTGACAATGCGGAGTTCGTCGGCGTTCGCGATGTGGTCGGTCAGGATGGGCTGGACCGGGTCTTCGAGGTGCTGCGTGCACCCTATGCCGAGGAGCCGACGAACTGGTCTCGTCGCTACAAGGCGAATCTCGAGAAGCTCGCCTCCGGCGATGTCATCAAGGTCGCCGAAGTGGTGCGTGACCTGTGGCGTCGCGAGCGCGAGCGAGGGCTGTCCGCCGGTGAGAAGCGGATGCTCGCCAAGGCGCGCCAGATTCTGGTGAGCGAGCTCGCGCTCGCGGAGAACACCAACGAGGACAAGGCCGAGGCCCTGCTCGACGAGGTTCTCGCGTCCTGA